AAACACGGTTTTGCGGATACGGGTCAAGAAATAGTTGTAGGCGATGACCGCCGGAATCGCGGTGAATAAGCCGGCTGCGGTCGCAACCAGTGCCTCGGAGACGCCGGGCGCAACGGCTGCGATACTGGCCGTCCCCTGGAGCCCGATTTCACGAAACGAATCGATGATGCCAAGTACCGTTCCCAGCAGTCCGATGAACGGGGTGATGTTTCCCGTCGTGGCCAGCACCGGCAGGTAGGACTCGAGCTGCGAGATCTGGTTCTGTACCAAGTAGCCGACCGTTTTATCCAAGTACTGACGATCGATCGCCTGAGTTGGTTCTTTTCCCGGGGCTCCGGGATGCACGGCGACACCGTCGCCCGCGATCGGCGCTGCGACCCGATCCATGATGCCTTGAAAGACCTGTGCGCTGGGGCTGCCTTCCGCCCGCTTCGATTGGCGGTACAATTCGTCTAAGTCCCGAATCTTCGTGAACGCGCTGAAAAACCGCTGATCCTCACGATCGGCGGCCCGGAAACTTTTCCACTTCAGAAAGATCACGCCCCAGGAAATAACCGACGCCACGAACAGCAGCACCAGCACGATTTTCGATACCGCGCCCAGCGATCCAACTAGTCCCGTGACTCCAGATTGGAACATCAGCCTAGACCTTTCCCGTCACATGACGTCGCCGGAAAACGATAGCATGGATTGTACCAAACGTTGGGGAAATGGCGGGGCCGACGGGATTTGAACCCGCGACCTCCAGATTGACAATCTGGCGTCCTAAACCAAGCTGAACGACGGCCCCACGCAAGTCTAAAAGTAGCGGAAGAAGATTCTTACCCGCAAAAGTCCAACTGACTAAATACGGTAGAGGTTGCTGTTGTACATCACAACAAATGGATAAGGCAATGGGTTACAGAGAATTCCGTGTATTTCGCTTGGTAGGCGGAACAGGGATCGAACCTGTGACCTCTGCCTTGTAAGGGCAGCGCTCTCCCAATTGAGCTATCCGCCCGATTTTCTTCAAACTCCACAAATCTTTGGGATGCTACCAACTCCATAAATCCATGTCAACATAGAATCGTGCATTGTTCTTGCAAATGTTCGAGTTTTTTTCGTAGCGCTCACTTCCGGCGTGAAACGGCTGGTGCCGGCGGTGGTGTGGGCAAAACTGCTCTTGCGCTGTGACGCGGATGATACGCCGTGTGTACTTTTTTCAACCGCGCCGGTTCCACATGCGTGTAGATCTGCGTCGTCACGATGTTGCTGTGCCCCAGCATCGCCTGAACTGAACGAAGATCCGCCCCGCGTTCCAGCAAATGCGTCGCGAATGAATGGCGGAGCATGTGCGGTGACGGCAGTATCGAAATGCCGGCCCGCTGCGCACGCGCGCGGAGCAGTTTCCAAAAGCCCTGGCGCGTAAGCGGTGTTCCGCGCCTGGTCACAAACACATGCGGAGACATCCGTCGCTTCAGCAGTGCCGGACGCGCCTCCGCGAGGTAGCGGCGCACTAGCCGCTGCGCCGTTTCGCCGATCGGCACGACCCGCTGTTTGTCGCCTTTTCCGGTGATACCCAAATAGCCCACCTCGAGATTGCACTGATCGATCCGCAGCGCGACCAATTCCGACACGCGCAAACCGGAGGCGTAGAGCACCTCCACCATCGTTTGATCGCGCAGATCTTCCGGCGATGGACGGGATGGCAGATCGAGCAAGCGCGTCACCTCGTCCTGATTCAGGGTCTTCGGCAATCGCCGAGCACGGGAGACGCTGCGCACACTCACCGTAGGATTCGTCGCAATGACGCCGTCCTGTTTGAGGAAACGAAATAGACTCCGCACTGCGGCCAACGCGCGAGCACGCGACGCCGGCGCCAACCCCTGCCGATGCAGCTCATCCAGGAAACCGGCCAGCACCTGCGGCGAACAATCCTCAACCGTCGCGATGCCCCGCCCGAACAGGAAGCGTTGAAATTTTTCGAGGTCTCGGCGATAAGCAGCCAGCGTGTTGCGCGACAGGCCGCACCCGATGCGAAGATGATCCCAATGCCGCTCAACCTGCGGCGCCAACGGCAACGGGTCGCCCTGGCCCGCAGCTCCGCCTTTGGATCGTTTCACCAGGCTCCTTCGACGTGGCGCGTATCGAAGCGTATCCGATCTGATGAGGCCATCATACCGGCACTATAGCCAAGCAGTTCCGACAACACAACGCGCCATCAGCAACTTACCTTGACACCCCCGCACCTGTTTCCTATAGTGAGGTGGTTGCGACAATCCGACGGTACAATTCCCACAAGCACCGTAACCGAAACCGTCCGCAGGGCAAGAGTTCGACACCACTTCATGTTGTTCCCGACCGGATCCCGCGTTCAGGCCACCCGTGCGTACACCCTCGTATTCGTGGGGCTCTTCCTGATGCCCTCGGTAGGGATCGACCACGCGGTCGCCGCCAAATCGTCGGGCTCCAAATCCTCAGCCCCGGCGAAGCCATCCCAACCCAAGTCCCCAACGGCCGCAGGGCAAGCCACGCTGGATCAAGCCAAACGGCTGATCGACTCGGAACAGCCGGAAGCCGCAGCAACGATCCTGCGACAGTTCATCGAATCCAATCCCCCGGCGGAACTGCTGGACGACGCTTATCTCCTGATGGCCGCCGCCATGTTCGGCATGCGGGAATACTCCGAAAGCACCAGGTACCTCAATCAGCTCATGGGGGAATTCCCCTCCTCAGAGTTGATCGATCGCACGAAGCTGCTGTTGGCAAAGACCCACGCGAAGGCAGGCAACCTTGACTTGGCCCTGCCTCTTCTTGCGGAAGTCAAAAGCCTGACCACCGACGCCAACACGAAACGCGAGGCTTTGCGGCTGACCGGCGAATTCCAGGTGCAGAAGAAGGACTATCCGCGGGCCATCCAGGCCTGGCTCGAAGAAATGAACGCCG
This Nitrospiraceae bacterium DNA region includes the following protein-coding sequences:
- the xerD gene encoding site-specific tyrosine recombinase XerD; translation: MKRSKGGAAGQGDPLPLAPQVERHWDHLRIGCGLSRNTLAAYRRDLEKFQRFLFGRGIATVEDCSPQVLAGFLDELHRQGLAPASRARALAAVRSLFRFLKQDGVIATNPTVSVRSVSRARRLPKTLNQDEVTRLLDLPSRPSPEDLRDQTMVEVLYASGLRVSELVALRIDQCNLEVGYLGITGKGDKQRVVPIGETAQRLVRRYLAEARPALLKRRMSPHVFVTRRGTPLTRQGFWKLLRARAQRAGISILPSPHMLRHSFATHLLERGADLRSVQAMLGHSNIVTTQIYTHVEPARLKKVHTAYHPRHSARAVLPTPPPAPAVSRRK
- a CDS encoding MotA/TolQ/ExbB proton channel family protein, translated to MFQSGVTGLVGSLGAVSKIVLVLLFVASVISWGVIFLKWKSFRAADREDQRFFSAFTKIRDLDELYRQSKRAEGSPSAQVFQGIMDRVAAPIAGDGVAVHPGAPGKEPTQAIDRQYLDKTVGYLVQNQISQLESYLPVLATTGNITPFIGLLGTVLGIIDSFREIGLQGTASIAAVAPGVSEALVATAAGLFTAIPAVIAYNYFLTRIRKTVFRIESFTVEAMRSLQTRPKTTTVGVQG